A window from Peromyscus eremicus chromosome 5, PerEre_H2_v1, whole genome shotgun sequence encodes these proteins:
- the Hspa14 gene encoding heat shock 70 kDa protein 14 isoform X2, translated as MAGLMWLQMMQGIESHQPSLLTRKMNSPADPQAQKYISESKCLVIEKNGKLRYEIDTGEETKLVNPEDVARLIFRKMKETAHSVLGSDANDVVITVPFDFGEKQKSALGEAAGAAGFNVLRLIHEPSAALLAYGIGQDCPTGKSNVLVFKLGGTSLSLSVMEVNSGMYRVLSTNSDDNVGGAHFTETLAQYLASEFQRLFKHNVRGNARAMMKLMNSAEVAKHSLSTLGSANCFVDSLYEGQDFDCNVSRARFELLCSPLFNKCIEAVRELLCQSGFTADDINKVVLCGGSSRIPRLQQLIKDLFPAVELLNSIPPDEVIPIGAAIEAGILVGKESSSVDDSVMIECSAKDILVKGIDESGANRFTVLFPSGTPLPARRQHTLQAPGSISSVCLELYESEGKNSAKEETKFAQVVLQDLDKKENGLRDILAVLTMKRDGSLQVTCTDQETGKCEAITVEVAS; from the exons CCCTGCCGATCCACAAGCTCAGAAATACATCTCGGAAAGTAAATGTCTA GTCATTGAGAAAAATGGGAAATTGCGATATGAAATAGATACTGGAGAAGAAACAAAACTTGTTAATCCGGAAGATGTTGCCAGACTGATATTCAGAAAAATGAAAG AAACAGCACATTCTGTCTTGGGCTCAGATGCAAATGATGTAGTTATTACCGTCCCATTTGATTTTGGAGAAAAGCAAAAATCTGCTCTGGG AGAAGCAGCTGGAGCCGCTGGATTTAATGTGTTGCGACTAATACATGAGCCATCTGCAGCTCTTCTCGCCTATGGGATTGGACAAGACTGCCCTACCGGGAAGAG CAATGTTTTGGTATTTAAGCTTGGAGGAACATCCTTATCCCTCAGTGTCATGGAAGTTAACAGTGGGATGTATCGGGTTCTTTCAACGAACAGCGATGATAATGTAGGGGGTGCACACTTCACAGAAACCTTAGCACAGTATCTGGCTTCGGAGTTCCAGAG GTTGTTCAAACATAATGTGAGAGGAAATGCCCGAGCCATGATGAAGTTGATGAACAGTGCTGAAGTGGCCAAGCATTCTTTGTCAACCTTGGGAAGTGCCAATTGTTTCGTCGATTCATTGTATGAAGGTCAAGACTTTGATTGCAATGTGTCCAG AGCAAGGTTTGAGCTCCTTTGTTCTCCACTTTTCAACAAATGTATAGAAGCAGTCCGAGAACTTCTGTGTCAGAGTGGATTCACGGCAGATGATATTAACAAG GTTGTGCTGTGTGGTGGGTCTTCAAGGATTCCAAGGCTGCAGCAGCTGATCAAAGATCTCTTCCCAGCTGTGGAGCTTCTCAACTCTATCCCTCCAGATGAAGTCATCCCTATTGGTGCAGCCATAGAAGCTGGGATTCTTGTTGGGAAAGAGAGCTCTTCAGTGGATGACTCTGTCATGATAGAGTGTTCAGCCAAGGATATTTTAGTTAAG GGGATTGATGAATCAGGTGCTAACAGATTCACAGTACTGTTTCCATCCGGGACTCCTCTGCCAGCCCGAAGACAGCACACCCTACAAGCCCCTGGCAGTATATCTTCCGTTTGCCTTGAACTCTATGAGTCTGAGGGGAAGAACTCTGCGAAAGAGGAGACCAAGTTTGCACAG GTTGTGCTTCAGGAtttagataaaaaagaaaatggattacGTGATATATTAGCTGTTCTTACTATGAAAAG GGATGGATCTTTACAGGTGACATGCACAGACCAAGAGACTGGAAAATGTGAAGCCATCACTGTTGAGGTTGCATCGTAA